In Falsibacillus albus, a single window of DNA contains:
- the hrcA gene encoding heat-inducible transcriptional repressor HrcA, with the protein MLTDRQLFILQVIVDDFIRSAQPVGSRSLSKKEEITFSSATIRNEMADLEDLGFIEKTHTSSGRVPSEKGYRFYVDHLLSPQKLNSKDIGIIRSIFAEKIYEMEKIVQNSAKILSELTNYTSIVLGPELKENRLKKLQIVPLNSETAIAIIVTDTGHVENRMFNIPTGLDSGGIEKMVNILNDRLMGIPLVDLKDKIYKEVAHILKQHIQNYDSILETIGDTLSVQKHEKIFFGGKTNMLNQPEFNDVQKVRSILNMIEQEQGLYELFKKTPKGIHVKIGKENQNITTENVSIITATYSMGDEQLGKIAILGPTRMEYSRVISLLDFLTHDMSQALTKLYQSE; encoded by the coding sequence TTGCTTACGGATCGACAATTATTCATATTGCAAGTAATCGTAGATGATTTTATTCGATCAGCACAACCTGTCGGCTCTCGTTCCCTTTCCAAGAAAGAGGAAATAACATTCAGTTCTGCAACGATTCGAAATGAAATGGCGGACTTGGAGGACCTGGGTTTTATTGAGAAGACCCATACCTCATCAGGAAGGGTGCCGTCAGAGAAAGGCTACAGGTTTTATGTGGATCATCTTTTATCGCCGCAAAAACTTAATTCAAAGGATATTGGGATCATCCGTTCAATTTTTGCAGAAAAAATATACGAGATGGAAAAAATCGTTCAAAATTCCGCAAAGATATTATCGGAACTAACCAATTATACTTCCATTGTATTGGGGCCGGAATTAAAAGAGAATCGTTTAAAGAAGCTGCAAATTGTCCCTTTGAATTCTGAAACTGCAATCGCGATCATCGTTACCGATACTGGCCATGTGGAAAATAGGATGTTCAACATCCCAACGGGCTTGGACTCTGGTGGTATAGAAAAAATGGTCAATATTTTGAATGACAGACTGATGGGAATCCCTTTAGTCGATTTGAAAGATAAGATTTATAAGGAAGTTGCCCATATTTTAAAGCAGCACATTCAAAACTATGATTCCATTTTGGAAACAATCGGTGATACTTTGAGCGTTCAAAAGCATGAAAAAATCTTTTTCGGCGGCAAAACGAATATGCTCAATCAGCCGGAATTCAATGATGTTCAAAAGGTGCGCTCCATCTTAAACATGATTGAACAGGAACAAGGGCTTTATGAGTTGTTCAAAAAGACTCCTAAAGGGATCCATGTAAAAATCGGAAAAGAAAATCAAAATATAACAACTGAAAATGTAAGCATAATAACGGCTACTTATTCCATGGGGGATGAGCAGCTTGGAAAAATCGCTATCCTTGGTCCGACAAGAATGGAATATTCACGGGTTATCAGCCTACTGGATTTCTTGACGCATGATATGTCCCAGGCACTCACAAAGCTGTATCAAAGCGAATGA
- the hemW gene encoding radical SAM family heme chaperone HemW produces MINSAYIHIPFCHHICHYCDFNKFFFQGQPVDEYLDALKKEMELSLEADPTQRLQTVFVGGGTPTALNEKQLGQLCLNIEETLPFSEGEYTFEANPGDLTLEKLKLLKSFGVNRLSYGVQSFNDELLKKIGRSHQAKDVYHSIDNAQKAGFENISIDLIYSLPGQTMGDFEATIDEALQFQLPHYSGYSLIVEPKTVFYNLMQKGKLNLPTEDAEAGMYELLMEKMDQHGLKQYEISNFSKSGYESRHNLVYWNNEEYYGFGAGAHSYVNGWRKANFGPLKKYMGPILEGNLPFIEEHLVSDAERMEEEIFLGLRKVEGVSLSKFEQKYGQKLLDVFKTPIEEMLEKQMLEVNASHLRLTKKGRFLGNEVFQAFLGVI; encoded by the coding sequence ATGATTAACTCTGCATATATTCACATCCCTTTCTGTCACCACATCTGTCATTATTGCGATTTCAATAAATTCTTCTTTCAAGGGCAGCCGGTGGATGAGTATTTGGATGCACTAAAAAAAGAAATGGAATTGAGCTTGGAAGCCGATCCAACACAACGCCTTCAAACTGTCTTTGTAGGAGGAGGTACTCCAACGGCTCTAAATGAAAAACAATTGGGCCAGTTGTGCTTAAATATTGAGGAGACGCTGCCATTCAGTGAAGGCGAATATACTTTTGAAGCCAATCCTGGTGATTTAACGTTGGAAAAGTTGAAGCTGTTGAAATCATTTGGAGTCAATCGATTAAGTTACGGCGTCCAGTCCTTCAATGATGAACTTCTCAAAAAAATCGGGAGGTCCCACCAGGCTAAGGACGTGTATCATTCCATCGATAACGCACAGAAAGCAGGCTTTGAAAACATCAGCATCGATTTGATCTACAGTCTGCCCGGGCAAACAATGGGGGATTTTGAAGCGACCATAGATGAAGCCCTTCAGTTTCAGCTTCCTCATTACTCGGGATACTCGTTGATTGTAGAACCCAAAACCGTCTTCTACAACTTGATGCAAAAAGGAAAGCTGAATCTGCCGACGGAAGATGCTGAGGCGGGCATGTACGAGCTTCTGATGGAAAAAATGGATCAACATGGATTGAAGCAATATGAAATCAGCAATTTTTCTAAATCCGGCTATGAAAGCAGACATAATCTCGTGTACTGGAATAATGAAGAATACTATGGATTTGGTGCCGGCGCGCACAGCTATGTCAATGGGTGGAGGAAAGCTAACTTTGGACCTCTAAAAAAATATATGGGGCCGATCCTTGAGGGGAATCTTCCATTTATCGAAGAACATTTAGTCTCTGATGCTGAAAGAATGGAAGAAGAGATCTTTCTAGGTCTTAGAAAAGTGGAAGGTGTATCTTTAAGCAAATTTGAACAAAAATATGGACAAAAGCTTTTAGACGTATTTAAGACCCCGATAGAGGAAATGCTGGAGAAACAAATGTTGGAAGTGAACGCGAGCCACCTTCGCCTGACAAAAAAAGGCCGTTTTCTAGGCAATGAAGTTTTCCAGGCATTTTTGGGGGTAATCTAA
- the prmA gene encoding 50S ribosomal protein L11 methyltransferase, with protein MKWSEISIHTTNEAIEPISNILHEAGASGVVIEDPFELEKEREDQFGEIYQLNPGDYPEEGVIVKAYLPVNSFLGETVEEIKQAITNLVKFNIDIGLNQVTISEVNEEEWATAWKKYYNPVKISKKFTIVPTWEDYQPVNSDELIIELDPGMAFGTGTHPTTVMCIQALERTVKKGDFVIDVGTGSGVLSIAAAMLGASEVKALDLDEVAVNAARLNTKLNKVHDVVSVTQNNLLNEMELQADVVVANILAEVILLFTNDAAKNLKKGGYFIASGIIQQKKQQVKDAIIEAGLSIEETMLMEDWVAIIAKKN; from the coding sequence ATGAAATGGTCAGAAATCAGCATACACACTACGAATGAGGCCATTGAACCTATTTCAAATATTCTTCACGAGGCAGGCGCGAGCGGTGTAGTCATAGAGGATCCTTTCGAATTGGAGAAAGAAAGGGAAGATCAATTCGGTGAAATCTATCAACTCAATCCTGGAGATTACCCTGAAGAAGGGGTCATTGTAAAAGCTTATTTGCCAGTCAACAGCTTTCTTGGCGAGACGGTGGAAGAAATAAAACAAGCGATTACGAATTTGGTGAAATTCAATATCGATATCGGTTTGAATCAGGTTACAATCAGCGAGGTCAATGAAGAGGAATGGGCCACTGCTTGGAAAAAGTACTATAATCCTGTGAAGATTTCAAAAAAATTCACAATCGTCCCTACTTGGGAAGACTATCAGCCAGTCAACAGTGACGAGCTCATAATCGAACTTGACCCTGGGATGGCTTTTGGGACGGGAACCCATCCAACAACGGTTATGTGCATTCAAGCGTTGGAAAGGACTGTGAAAAAAGGAGATTTCGTCATTGATGTCGGAACGGGCTCCGGCGTCTTGAGCATTGCTGCGGCAATGCTGGGGGCATCCGAAGTGAAAGCGTTGGATTTAGACGAAGTTGCGGTAAATGCAGCAAGATTGAATACGAAATTGAACAAGGTGCATGATGTCGTTTCTGTAACACAAAATAACCTGCTCAATGAAATGGAATTACAAGCAGATGTTGTCGTGGCAAATATTCTCGCTGAAGTTATTCTGCTCTTCACAAACGATGCAGCAAAGAATTTGAAAAAAGGCGGATATTTTATTGCTTCAGGCATCATCCAGCAAAAAAAACAACAAGTAAAAGATGCTATCATCGAAGCTGGGTTATCGATCGAGGAAACGATGCTTATGGAAGATTGGGTAGCGATCATTGCTAAAAAGAATTAA
- the grpE gene encoding nucleotide exchange factor GrpE, which yields MAENNKHTEEMNENAEAVEEIFDETGAVESTEETISEDVSVEGASELEELQQKLEESENRYVRLRADFENFRRRVNLDKEASEKYRAQSLVSDLLPAIDNFERALQMAPEDEKSKSLLQGMEMVYRSLLDALKKEGVEVIESVGNEFDPHLHQAVMQVEDSEAGSNVVVEEFQKGYKLKDRVIRPSMVKVSQ from the coding sequence ATGGCAGAAAACAACAAACATACAGAAGAGATGAATGAAAACGCAGAGGCGGTTGAAGAGATCTTTGATGAAACCGGAGCAGTTGAATCAACTGAGGAAACCATTTCTGAAGATGTTTCCGTAGAAGGTGCTTCAGAACTCGAGGAACTTCAACAAAAGCTTGAAGAATCCGAAAATCGTTATGTAAGACTGCGTGCAGATTTTGAAAACTTCCGTCGCCGAGTGAATTTGGATAAAGAGGCGAGTGAAAAATATAGAGCGCAAAGCTTGGTCTCGGACCTGCTTCCAGCCATTGACAACTTTGAACGCGCGCTGCAAATGGCGCCAGAGGATGAGAAGTCTAAATCTTTATTGCAAGGAATGGAAATGGTTTACAGAAGCTTGTTGGATGCTTTGAAAAAAGAAGGGGTGGAAGTAATCGAATCAGTGGGCAACGAATTTGATCCCCATCTACACCAAGCTGTTATGCAAGTCGAGGATTCAGAAGCCGGCTCAAACGTGGTGGTTGAAGAATTCCAAAAAGGGTATAAATTGAAAGATCGTGTAATCCGGCCGTCAATGGTCAAGGTCAGTCAATAA
- a CDS encoding Na/Pi symporter — MLVVLFCLLIVCFILGMTWMRIGLYNLSGKQLKGWMHSFTASPLKGMAAGTVATGILHSSSAVMVMTVGFVSAGILTFPQSIGIILGTNIGTTFTLEFISFPIDAFIIPSIIAGACLLAMKQPKLKSLGWVLVGLGMIFTAMRGFEWLAQPLFGYKFVQSGFSLMNRHLLYSMLFGIILTAIVQSSTATTGMMMSFLQAGIVPLESGIAFMIGANIGTCITGLIAAVGANKEAKRTAYAHIWLNVGGAILFYPMIHLLGEISSSFTTTPSMQLAHASVIYNLVCSLLVLPFAEKFGRLIMKVH, encoded by the coding sequence ATGCTTGTTGTCCTGTTTTGTTTGCTCATCGTTTGTTTTATTCTTGGCATGACGTGGATGAGGATCGGATTATATAACCTCTCCGGGAAACAATTAAAAGGCTGGATGCATTCCTTTACAGCCTCCCCATTAAAAGGCATGGCGGCAGGAACGGTCGCTACTGGTATTTTGCACAGCAGCTCAGCGGTGATGGTGATGACCGTCGGATTCGTCTCAGCTGGGATCCTGACCTTTCCCCAGTCGATCGGGATTATATTAGGCACCAACATCGGGACTACTTTCACATTGGAATTCATTTCGTTTCCAATCGATGCTTTCATTATCCCTTCGATTATTGCTGGTGCGTGCCTTCTGGCGATGAAACAGCCAAAATTAAAAAGTCTTGGATGGGTATTGGTTGGATTGGGGATGATTTTTACTGCAATGAGAGGCTTTGAATGGCTTGCCCAGCCCCTGTTTGGGTACAAGTTTGTTCAAAGCGGCTTTTCATTGATGAATCGTCATCTTTTATATTCAATGTTATTCGGTATCATCCTGACGGCCATCGTTCAGTCGAGTACAGCTACAACAGGTATGATGATGAGCTTTTTGCAGGCAGGCATTGTTCCCCTGGAATCTGGGATTGCTTTTATGATCGGAGCGAATATTGGAACATGCATTACCGGATTGATTGCAGCTGTAGGCGCAAATAAAGAGGCGAAGCGGACAGCCTATGCTCATATATGGCTGAATGTCGGGGGAGCAATATTGTTTTATCCCATGATTCATCTCCTTGGAGAAATATCCTCTTCTTTTACAACAACCCCTTCCATGCAATTGGCGCATGCCAGCGTCATTTACAATCTTGTTTGTTCTTTGTTGGTTTTACCTTTTGCAGAGAAATTCGGAAGGCTGATCATGAAGGTTCATTGA
- the dnaJ gene encoding molecular chaperone DnaJ, whose amino-acid sequence MSKRDFYDVLGLSKGASKDEIKKAYRKLSKKYHPDINQEADAAEKFKEIKEAYEVLSDDQKRAHYDQFGHTDPNQGFGGFGGSDFGGGGFGGFEDIFNTFFGGGGSRRRDPNAPRQGADLQYTMTLSFEDAVFGKETDIEIPREETCETCHGSGAKPGTKPETCSHCQGTGQLNEEQNTPFGRIVNRRVCHYCQGTGKQIKDKCSTCGGAGKVKKRRKINVKIPAGIDDGQQLRVTGQGEPGVNGGPSGDLYVVFHVRSHEFFERDGDDIYCEMPITFVQSALGDEIEVPTLHGKVKLKVPAGTQTGTRFRLKGKGVPNVRGYGVGDQHIKVKVVTPTKMNEKQKQLLREFADLSGQVLDEHQESFFDKVKRAFKGE is encoded by the coding sequence ATGAGTAAACGGGACTTTTATGATGTATTGGGGCTCTCAAAGGGAGCCAGTAAAGATGAAATAAAAAAAGCATATAGAAAGCTTTCAAAAAAATACCATCCGGATATCAACCAGGAAGCTGATGCAGCTGAAAAATTTAAAGAAATCAAAGAAGCCTATGAGGTATTGTCAGACGATCAAAAACGTGCGCATTATGATCAGTTTGGACATACTGATCCAAATCAAGGCTTCGGTGGTTTCGGTGGATCGGACTTTGGCGGCGGCGGGTTCGGCGGCTTTGAAGATATTTTCAATACATTCTTTGGCGGCGGCGGTTCCAGAAGGCGTGATCCAAATGCACCTAGACAAGGAGCCGATCTCCAATATACGATGACACTATCTTTCGAAGATGCGGTATTCGGCAAGGAAACCGACATTGAAATTCCTAGGGAAGAAACTTGCGAAACGTGTCATGGGTCTGGTGCCAAGCCTGGAACTAAGCCTGAAACATGTTCACACTGCCAAGGAACAGGGCAGCTGAATGAGGAGCAGAATACACCATTTGGACGAATCGTCAATCGCAGGGTCTGCCATTACTGCCAGGGAACAGGGAAACAGATTAAAGATAAATGTTCGACATGCGGTGGAGCCGGAAAAGTGAAAAAACGCAGAAAAATCAATGTGAAGATCCCGGCTGGCATCGATGATGGTCAACAGCTGCGTGTCACTGGCCAAGGAGAACCAGGAGTAAATGGAGGTCCTTCAGGAGATCTTTATGTAGTCTTCCATGTTCGTTCCCATGAATTCTTTGAACGCGATGGTGATGACATTTATTGCGAAATGCCAATTACCTTCGTTCAATCCGCATTGGGAGATGAAATTGAAGTACCTACGCTGCATGGCAAAGTGAAGTTGAAGGTTCCTGCAGGGACACAGACAGGCACGCGTTTCAGATTGAAAGGCAAAGGAGTGCCGAATGTACGAGGCTATGGCGTTGGAGATCAGCATATCAAGGTCAAAGTAGTGACACCGACGAAAATGAACGAAAAACAGAAACAGCTTTTGAGAGAATTTGCTGACCTCAGTGGTCAAGTTTTGGATGAACATCAGGAGAGTTTCTTTGACAAAGTAAAACGAGCTTTTAAAGGTGAATAA
- the rpsU gene encoding 30S ribosomal protein S21, translating to MSKTVVRKNESLEDALRRFKRSVSKTGTLQEYRKREFYEKPSVKRKKKSEAARKRKW from the coding sequence ATGTCAAAAACAGTTGTTCGTAAAAACGAATCGCTTGAAGATGCTCTTCGTCGCTTCAAACGCTCAGTTTCTAAAACAGGAACTTTACAAGAGTACAGAAAGCGCGAATTTTATGAAAAGCCAAGCGTAAAACGCAAGAAAAAGTCTGAAGCTGCCAGAAAACGTAAGTGGTAA
- the dnaK gene encoding molecular chaperone DnaK — protein sequence MSKIIGIDLGTTNSCVAVLEGGEAKVIPNPEGNRTTPSVVSFKNGERQVGEVAKRQAITNPNTIISVKRHMGTDHKIEAEGKDYTPQEISAMILQYLKSYAEDYLGEKVEKAVITVPAYFNDAERQATKDAGKIAGLEVERIINEPTAAALAYGMDKTDEDQTILVYDLGGGTFDVSILELGDGVFEVRSTAGDNRLGGDDFDQVIIDYLVQEFKKENGIDLSKDKMALQRLKDAAEKAKKDLSGVTSTQISLPFITAGEAGPLHLEINLTRAKFDEISASLVERTMGPTRQALKDAGMSPSDIDKVILVGGSTRIPAVQDAIKKEVGKDPHKGVNPDEVVAMGAAIQGGVLTGDVKDVVLLDVTPLSLGIETMGAVFTKLIERNTTIPTSKSQVFSTAADNQTAVDIHVLQGERPMASDNKTLGRFQLSDIPPAPRGVPQIEVKFDIDKNGIVNVSAKDLGTGKEQNITIKSSSGLSEDEVERMVKEAEENADADKKRKEEVELKNEADQLVFQTEKTLKDLEGKVEEEEVKKAEAAKEELKAAIEKNDLEEIRQKKDALQEIVQNLSMKLYEEAQKQAEAQQGANGGQEGGKDDVVDAEYEEVNDDK from the coding sequence ATGAGCAAAATTATCGGTATTGACTTAGGTACAACAAACTCATGCGTAGCCGTTCTTGAGGGCGGGGAAGCAAAAGTAATTCCCAATCCGGAAGGAAATCGTACGACACCTTCCGTTGTTTCATTCAAAAATGGCGAGCGCCAAGTAGGTGAAGTGGCAAAGCGTCAAGCAATTACAAATCCTAACACAATCATTTCCGTCAAAAGACATATGGGTACAGACCATAAAATCGAAGCGGAAGGAAAAGACTACACTCCACAAGAAATTTCTGCGATGATCCTTCAATATTTGAAGTCATATGCTGAAGATTATTTAGGAGAAAAAGTAGAAAAAGCAGTCATTACAGTACCAGCGTATTTCAATGATGCTGAGCGCCAGGCTACAAAAGATGCGGGTAAAATTGCAGGATTGGAAGTTGAACGGATCATCAACGAACCAACTGCTGCGGCATTGGCATATGGTATGGATAAAACAGATGAAGATCAAACAATTTTAGTTTATGACCTAGGCGGAGGTACATTTGACGTATCCATCCTGGAGCTTGGCGATGGAGTATTCGAAGTACGCTCAACTGCTGGGGATAATCGTCTTGGCGGAGATGACTTCGACCAAGTCATCATCGACTATTTGGTTCAAGAATTCAAAAAGGAAAATGGCATTGATCTTTCCAAAGATAAAATGGCGCTTCAACGCTTGAAGGATGCAGCAGAAAAAGCAAAAAAAGATCTTTCTGGTGTAACATCCACTCAAATTTCCCTGCCATTCATCACTGCAGGTGAAGCAGGTCCATTGCATTTGGAAATCAATTTGACTCGCGCTAAGTTTGACGAGATTTCTGCAAGCTTGGTCGAGAGAACAATGGGGCCAACTCGCCAAGCCCTCAAGGATGCAGGCATGTCTCCATCTGATATTGATAAAGTAATCCTTGTCGGCGGATCTACCCGTATCCCGGCAGTACAAGATGCCATCAAGAAAGAAGTAGGAAAAGATCCCCATAAAGGCGTCAACCCTGATGAAGTAGTTGCGATGGGTGCAGCGATCCAAGGTGGAGTCCTCACCGGAGATGTAAAAGATGTAGTCTTACTGGACGTAACTCCGTTATCATTGGGAATCGAAACGATGGGTGCCGTATTCACAAAACTGATCGAACGCAATACGACGATCCCGACTTCAAAATCACAAGTATTCTCGACTGCTGCAGACAATCAAACAGCTGTAGACATTCACGTACTTCAAGGTGAGCGTCCGATGGCATCCGACAATAAAACGCTTGGCCGTTTCCAATTGTCTGATATTCCTCCAGCTCCTCGTGGAGTGCCGCAAATCGAAGTCAAATTTGATATCGACAAAAACGGTATCGTGAATGTCAGCGCCAAAGATCTTGGCACAGGCAAAGAACAAAACATCACCATCAAATCTTCTTCCGGACTTTCCGAGGATGAAGTAGAACGCATGGTTAAAGAAGCTGAAGAAAATGCTGACGCAGATAAAAAACGCAAAGAAGAAGTAGAACTAAAAAATGAAGCGGATCAATTAGTTTTCCAAACTGAAAAAACGTTGAAAGACCTTGAAGGCAAGGTGGAAGAAGAAGAAGTCAAAAAAGCAGAAGCTGCCAAGGAAGAATTGAAAGCAGCAATCGAAAAGAATGATTTAGAAGAAATCCGCCAAAAGAAAGATGCACTACAAGAAATTGTTCAAAATCTTTCCATGAAGCTTTACGAAGAAGCCCAAAAACAGGCTGAAGCACAGCAAGGTGCAAACGGAGGCCAAGAAGGCGGAAAAGATGATGTCGTGGACGCTGAATATGAAGAAGTAAATGACGACAAATAA
- the mtaB gene encoding tRNA (N(6)-L-threonylcarbamoyladenosine(37)-C(2))-methylthiotransferase MtaB, with translation MPSVAFHTLGCKVNHYETEAIWQLFKSRGYERVEFESTSDVYVINTCTVTNTGDKKSRQVIRRAIRKNPDAVICVTGCYAQTSPAEIMAIPGVDVVVGTQDRVKMLDYIEQYKEERQPINGVGNIMKNRVYEELDVPAFTDRTRASLKIQEGCNNFCTFCIIPWARGLMRSRDPKEVVRQAQQLVDAGYKEIVLTGIHTGGYGEDMKDYNLAQLLRDIEKNVKGVKRLRISSIEASQLSDEVIEVIDQSNIVVRHLHVPLQSGSNTVLKRMRRKYTMEFFGERLNMLKKALPGLAVTSDVIVGFPGETEEEFMETYNFIKEHKFSELHVFPYSKRTGTPAARMDDQVDEEIKNERVHRLINLSDQLAKEYASQFEDEVLEVIPEEPFKEDGSEDLYVGYTDNYLKVVFPASEDMIGKLVKVKITKAGYPYNEGQFVRVMEDHHIEDEESHAV, from the coding sequence ATGCCATCAGTTGCATTCCATACACTTGGATGTAAAGTGAATCATTATGAAACTGAAGCTATTTGGCAGTTGTTTAAATCTAGAGGGTACGAGCGTGTTGAATTTGAATCAACATCCGATGTTTATGTCATCAATACTTGTACCGTTACAAATACCGGCGATAAAAAAAGTCGTCAGGTCATTCGAAGGGCTATCCGTAAAAATCCTGATGCAGTCATTTGCGTTACTGGATGCTATGCACAGACTTCCCCTGCAGAAATCATGGCCATTCCCGGGGTTGATGTAGTGGTCGGGACTCAAGACCGGGTGAAAATGCTTGACTATATCGAGCAATATAAAGAAGAACGTCAGCCCATCAATGGTGTCGGCAATATCATGAAAAACCGTGTTTATGAAGAGTTGGATGTCCCTGCTTTCACAGACCGAACAAGAGCATCCTTGAAAATTCAGGAAGGCTGCAACAATTTCTGTACTTTCTGCATCATTCCATGGGCTCGCGGGCTGATGAGATCTCGTGATCCCAAGGAAGTAGTTCGCCAAGCTCAACAGCTGGTTGATGCAGGCTATAAAGAGATCGTCTTGACCGGCATCCATACTGGCGGATATGGGGAAGATATGAAGGATTATAATCTTGCCCAGCTTTTAAGGGATATCGAGAAAAATGTAAAAGGCGTCAAACGCCTGCGCATTTCATCGATCGAAGCAAGCCAATTGTCGGATGAAGTAATCGAGGTCATCGATCAATCGAATATTGTGGTACGGCACTTGCACGTCCCCCTTCAATCAGGCTCCAATACAGTTTTAAAACGGATGCGGAGAAAATATACGATGGAGTTCTTTGGTGAGAGGTTAAATATGCTCAAAAAGGCACTCCCTGGCCTTGCAGTTACATCCGATGTGATTGTAGGATTCCCAGGTGAAACAGAAGAAGAGTTCATGGAAACCTATAATTTCATCAAGGAACATAAATTTTCTGAGCTGCATGTATTCCCTTATTCCAAAAGAACGGGAACCCCAGCAGCAAGAATGGATGATCAAGTCGATGAAGAAATCAAAAACGAACGCGTTCATCGTCTGATTAACTTGTCAGATCAGCTCGCAAAGGAATATGCTTCACAATTTGAAGATGAAGTTCTTGAGGTCATACCTGAAGAGCCATTTAAAGAAGATGGAAGCGAAGATTTATACGTCGGCTACACAGATAATTATTTGAAGGTCGTATTCCCTGCTTCCGAAGATATGATCGGCAAGCTTGTAAAGGTGAAAATCACGAAGGCAGGATATCCTTATAACGAGGGACAATTCGTGAGAGTGATGGAAGACCATCATATTGAAGACGAAGAAAGTCATGCTGTTTAG
- the deoC gene encoding deoxyribose-phosphate aldolase, with amino-acid sequence MTQNIAGMIDHTHLKPEATKDQIEKLCLEAKEYKFASVCVNPTWVSTAYEILKDTDVKVCTVIGFPLGANTPETKAFETKDAIANGATEVDMVINIGALKDGNDELVEKDIRAVVEASKGKALSKVIIETCLLSDEEKVRACELSVKAGADYVKTSTGFSTGGSTPEDVALMRKTVGPDIGVKASGGVRSVEDAENVINAGATRIGASAGVKIVQGLTSDSDY; translated from the coding sequence ATGACTCAAAATATTGCAGGAATGATTGATCATACACATTTAAAGCCAGAGGCAACAAAAGACCAGATTGAAAAGCTGTGCCTTGAAGCAAAAGAATACAAATTCGCATCTGTATGTGTAAATCCTACATGGGTAAGCACAGCATATGAAATTTTAAAAGATACAGATGTAAAGGTTTGCACTGTTATCGGTTTCCCTCTTGGTGCGAATACACCTGAAACGAAAGCATTCGAAACAAAGGATGCAATTGCGAACGGTGCTACTGAAGTGGATATGGTCATTAATATCGGAGCATTAAAAGATGGAAATGACGAATTGGTGGAAAAAGATATACGTGCAGTGGTCGAAGCTTCTAAAGGTAAGGCTTTATCAAAAGTCATCATTGAAACATGTTTGTTGAGCGATGAAGAAAAAGTCCGTGCATGTGAATTATCCGTAAAAGCTGGAGCGGACTATGTGAAAACATCCACTGGTTTTTCTACAGGCGGTTCAACTCCTGAAGATGTTGCACTTATGAGAAAAACTGTTGGTCCCGATATCGGTGTGAAAGCATCCGGAGGAGTAAGAAGCGTAGAAGATGCAGAAAATGTAATCAATGCTGGTGCGACTCGAATCGGTGCAAGCGCAGGCGTGAAAATCGTACAAGGCTTGACAAGCGACTCAGATTATTAA
- a CDS encoding 16S rRNA (uracil(1498)-N(3))-methyltransferase, with amino-acid sequence MQRYFLDEPYRGEGPITLEGEHFHHISRVMRMKEGDAFYTVFPNRDAAKAVIENITNDQVIASIVEWEKGTNELPVDVTIASGLPKGDKLELIIQKGTELGAAEFVPFMADRSIVKLDEKKAGKKTERWNKIALEAAEQSHRHSVPLVHSPVSFKLLLDMSKKFDYKVVAYEEEGKKGEKSNFAKFLTEMDQGKNVMIVFGPEGGLSDKEITVFESNGFTVCGLGPRILRTETAPLYALSAISYQFELLR; translated from the coding sequence ATGCAGCGGTATTTTCTCGATGAACCATATAGAGGTGAAGGGCCGATCACTTTGGAAGGTGAGCATTTTCACCATATTTCCAGGGTGATGAGAATGAAAGAGGGAGATGCATTTTATACTGTGTTTCCCAATCGTGATGCTGCAAAGGCAGTGATTGAAAATATTACAAATGACCAGGTCATTGCATCCATTGTAGAATGGGAGAAAGGGACCAATGAGCTCCCCGTCGATGTGACAATAGCGAGCGGATTGCCAAAAGGGGATAAATTAGAGCTTATCATTCAAAAAGGGACCGAACTCGGTGCAGCGGAATTTGTCCCTTTTATGGCAGATCGCTCCATTGTGAAATTGGACGAAAAAAAAGCCGGGAAAAAGACGGAGAGATGGAACAAGATAGCGTTGGAAGCTGCAGAGCAATCACATCGTCATTCAGTTCCTCTCGTCCATTCCCCTGTCTCGTTCAAGCTGCTTCTTGATATGAGCAAGAAATTTGACTATAAGGTCGTAGCTTACGAAGAAGAAGGAAAAAAAGGCGAGAAATCGAACTTTGCCAAGTTTCTTACTGAAATGGACCAGGGCAAAAATGTCATGATCGTCTTTGGGCCGGAAGGTGGCCTGAGCGACAAAGAGATAACAGTATTTGAATCCAATGGATTTACCGTATGTGGTTTGGGACCAAGGATATTAAGAACGGAAACGGCGCCTTTATATGCATTATCAGCCATTTCTTATCAATTTGAGTTATTGAGGTGA